CCTACACCAGCTGGCTGGGCCGGGGCCACGGCGCGATTCCTGACGCCGAAGGCGGCTGGCAAGTGGTGGCACCCAGCGCGGTGCCTTTTTCCGACGACTACCCCCTGCCAATGGCACTAGATGCGGCGGGCATCAAGAAAGTAATTGCTGATTTCCGCAGCGCCACCGAGCGCTCACTGGCCGCGGGCTTTCAGGTGATTGAGCTACACGCCGCGCACGGCTACCTGCTGCACCAGTTTCTGTCGCCGCTCAGCAACCAGCGCACCGACACCTACGGCGGCTCATTCGAGAACCGCGCCCGGCTGCTACTGGAAGTGGTGGCGGCCGTGCGCCAGGCCCTACCCCCCACTTTTCCGCTATTCGTGCGCATCTCGGCCACCGACTGGGCCGAAGGCGGCTGGACGGCCGACGAGTCGGTGCGGCTCGCCGCTGAGCTGCGCGAGCGCGGCGTGGACCTTGTGGACTGCTCGACGGGCGGCAACGTGGCCACCGCCCAAATCCCGGTCGGCCCCGGCTACCAGGTCGAGTTTGCCGGGCGCATCCGGCGCGAAGCAGGCATTGCTACCGGGGCCGTGGGCCTCATTACTACGCCCGCCCAAGCTGAAGAAATCGTAGCCAGCGGCCAGGCCGACTTGGTATTATTGGCTCGCGAAGAGTTGCGCGACCCCTACTTTCCGCTGCGCGCGGCCCACGAACTAGGGGCCGACGTAACCTGGCCGGTGCAGTACAAGCGAGCCAAGCGTTAGGGATTAACAAATTAGAGCCTTAGAAATTACGTAAAACTTCTAATCCTAAATCATTTTGCATCGCATTTGATTGGCTGCTACTCCCTCATACCAAGTCGGAATAATAGAGCCTTGCCGCGCATGACGGGGGTAGGGCGACTACTACGGCGCTAAACGGCCGATGGCTAAGCAGAGCTTTTGGGGCTGAAGTATGGTTAAGCTCGCGCGGCCGGCCGTTTTGCTACTGGCTACTTCGTGGCGGCGGGGTCGATGAGGTGCAGGTCGGTTTCGGGGTCGGCTTTTTTATAGAGCGGCGTGGGGTACACGGTCAGAAATAGCTCGACAGTAGGGAACACATAGGCCTCGATGAGGTGGCCACCCTCCACGCGGCCGTCGGGGTGGCTAATGGCCAGGTGGCTGTGTACCACGGGCTTGCCATCGACCAGGGCCACGTCGCCGAGCAGCGACACCAGCTCGACTGGCCCCTGCACGTGGTTCAGGCGGTACTGCTTTTTCTGAGGGTCGAACCAGGCCGTGGTTACTTGCTGAAAGGCCCCAATGGCCGAAAAATGCGCCGCCTGCACGTGCTCGGCGGTGGCAAAATCGGTGAGGCCGCTCAGCACCTCATCGCCCTTGGCGAAGATGAGCACGTAGTTCTTAACACCGCCCTGCTCACTGAGTAGCTTGTGCTGCAGGCCAGGGGCCTTGCCGGAAGCAATGGGATGGTTGGGCGACTGATATTCGATGGCAGACATGGGTTTGCGAGGTTGGGTTTGGGCGTGGGCGGCCGGGCCGGCGAGCAGCAGCGCCAGGCCCACGCAATAGGCTGAAGAGGATACACACTTAATTTTCATAGCGACAACGGGGCCGCACGGCGGCTCACTACTTGCTGCCTACGCAAAGCAGGCCGTTGCAGGCGCATTTTCCTTTGCCTAATGCTCAGGAGCTGAGGTGGCCTGTTTAACCTATTACCTAGCCTGACTTTTCTCAACAAACGAAAAATTACAGCACAGACTCATTCCTGCATTAACATGGATGAGCATAAAACTCATTTTTTGCGATTGCTTAAATTAGGAAAAATTTTAAAGTTATAATGATATGGGTGCGAATTTTAATTTTAGCACTTTAAGTGTTAAAATTAACCGATTATTAACTGTATAGACCCCACCTACTTCTGTTTAGCGGTCATTTTTAGCCCGTAATGTGGGCTTCACTTAGGCGCGCTGGTCGGCTGTGTGTTGCGCAGCACTTGCACGGCCTGCCCAAGCGAGTAGCTTGCGCTGAGCCACAAAATAATGCCTGCCCCGAGGGCGACGCTCGCTTGCCACTCCAACTGTGACAGGATAAATAAACAGCCAAGCGTCCACGCCAGCAAGGCTCCGCCTGTTATGTAGTGGGCCGGATAGTGAAAAAGACGGGCGAGAGGAAAAAAATGCAGCCCCACAATCCCCGCGATAAAGGGCGTGAAATAGGCGGTGAGCCCCAGCCGAGGCAAGAGCCAACCGGCAAAAAAAATAGCGCTCCACTGCACGGCATTGACCACGCCAAAAACGCGCCGCTCGCGCCGCCTGCGGAGGTCGTTGGCCAGGCCGGGCGCAGGTGGCGGCAAGCGCTTCACATGGCGTAACACCCAACTTCCCGTGAGCACGAGCGCCAGCAGGCCCAGGCTCACAAGCGCCCCAGTGGCAGGACGAAGACGATGGGTAGCTACGAGCCATAAGGCGAACCAGGCGCTGCCAAAGGCAGCCAGGAACAAAGCTCCGGTGGCGCGGCCGGTTAGTTGGTCAGTGTTAGCAGTTAGCATTAACCGAAGATAGGAGCTTGCGCGTGAAGCAGGTAGGGCATTTTTTTGCAGCAGGTTTCTTTTCGCGGCAAGGTATTTTGGCGGCATCGCTCCGGGGCGGCCGGTCATTCGCCGTCTAGTAGTTGCTGGCGGCCGTGCTCCGCACCAGCCGGGCCGTTACCAGTAGCTGGCCCACGTGGCGAGTGGTGTGCTCGGCGGCGTGCACCAGCAGGCCAATAACCGTGCTCGGCAGCTGCGCTCGCCCTACCCCCCGCCAGTCGGGCAGGCTGGCTTCGGGTGTGTTTTGCAGCTGCATTAATGCCTTATCCACCTGCTGGTCAAAGGC
The genomic region above belongs to Hymenobacter psoromatis and contains:
- a CDS encoding NADH:flavin oxidoreductase/NADH oxidase; the protein is MPALFEPLTLRGLTLKNRIVVSPMCQYSAQDGFANDWHLVHSGSRAVGGASLLIQEATAVSPEGRITPEDLGIWKDEHIDFQRRINQFIEAQGSVPGVQLAHAGRKASTYTSWLGRGHGAIPDAEGGWQVVAPSAVPFSDDYPLPMALDAAGIKKVIADFRSATERSLAAGFQVIELHAAHGYLLHQFLSPLSNQRTDTYGGSFENRARLLLEVVAAVRQALPPTFPLFVRISATDWAEGGWTADESVRLAAELRERGVDLVDCSTGGNVATAQIPVGPGYQVEFAGRIRREAGIATGAVGLITTPAQAEEIVASGQADLVLLAREELRDPYFPLRAAHELGADVTWPVQYKRAKR
- a CDS encoding PPC domain-containing DNA-binding protein, with amino-acid sequence MKIKCVSSSAYCVGLALLLAGPAAHAQTQPRKPMSAIEYQSPNHPIASGKAPGLQHKLLSEQGGVKNYVLIFAKGDEVLSGLTDFATAEHVQAAHFSAIGAFQQVTTAWFDPQKKQYRLNHVQGPVELVSLLGDVALVDGKPVVHSHLAISHPDGRVEGGHLIEAYVFPTVELFLTVYPTPLYKKADPETDLHLIDPAATK